One window of the Manihot esculenta cultivar AM560-2 chromosome 14, M.esculenta_v8, whole genome shotgun sequence genome contains the following:
- the LOC110631236 gene encoding probable xyloglucan endotransglucosylase/hydrolase protein 23 — protein sequence MASSRFSNHLLFLSLVISYLMFAFSGNFNEEFDITWGDGRAKILNNGELLTLNLDKASGSGFRSKNEYLFGKFDMQLKLIPGNSAGTVTAYYLSSKGSTWDEIDFEFLGNLSNDPYILHTNVFSQGKGNREQQFYLWFDPTADFHTYSILWNPQLIIFSVDGTPIREFKNLESIGVPFPKNQPMRIYSSLWNADDWATRHGLVKTDWTQAPFTASFRNFKANACVWSNGASSCGANSSWISEELDSTSQERLKWVQKNYMIYNYCTDTKRFPQGLPPECIMSWLHHELGINYV from the exons ATGGCTTCTTCAAGGTTTTCAAATCACTTATTGTTTCTCTCTCTTGTAATTAGCTATCTGATGTTTGCATTTTCTGGGAACTTCAACGAAGAGTTTGACATCACCTGGGGAGATGGTCGAGCTAAGATACTTAACAATGGGGAGCTGCTTACCCTTAACCTTGACAAAGCTTCTGGGTCAGGATTCCGATCCAAGAATGAGTATCTGTTTGGGAAGTTTGATATGCAGCTCAAGCTTATTCCTGGCAACTCTGCTGGTACCGTCACTGCCTATTAT TTATCTTCTAAAGGGTCGACTTGGGATGAGATTGATTTCGagttcttggggaatttgagcAATGATCCATACATTCTCCACACCAACGTGTTTAGCCAAGGCAAAGGCAATAGAGAGCAACAATTTTACCTGTGGTTTGACCCAACTGCAGATTTCCACACCTATTCCATCCTGTGGAATCCTCAACTTATCAT CTTTTCTGTGGATGGAACTCCCATTAGAGAGTTCAAGAACCTGGAGTCAATCGGTGTTCCATTCCCAAAGAATCAACCAATGAGGATTTATTCTAGTCTATGGAATGCTGATGACTGGGCTACAAGGCATGGTCTTGTGAAGACAGATTGGACTCAAGCTCCTTTCACTGCTTCCTTTAGGAACTTCAAAGCAAATGCTTGTGTTTGGTCCAATGGAGCATCTTCTTGTGGTGCAAATTCTTCTTGGATTTCAGAGGAACTTGATTCAACAAGTCAGGAGAGGCTGAAATGGGTGCAGAAGAACTATATGATATATAATTACTGCACTGATACTAAGAGATTTCCACAAGGACTTCCTCCTGAATGTATCATGTCTTGGCTCCATCATGAATTGGGTATTAATTATGTATag
- the LOC110631116 gene encoding probable xyloglucan endotransglucosylase/hydrolase protein 23, producing METSYSFTLFFFISTVKHFYYKTHQCLAISASHFRTIYIFSHPFLITMASSRVCIILLISLTICSLMVAFAGNFNQEFDITWGDGRAKILSNGELLTLNLDKASGSGFQSRNEYLFGKIDMQLKLVPGNSAGTVTAYYLSSKGSTWDEIDFEFLGNLSNDPYILHTNVFSQGKGNREQQFYLWFDPTTDFHTYSILWNPQLIIFSVDGTPIREFKNLESIGVPFPKNQPMRIYSSLWNADDWATRGGLVKTNWTQAPFTASYRNFKANACVWSSGASSCGANSTTSASNSKPWLSDELDSTSQERLKWVQKNYMIYNYCTDSKRFPQGLPPECNMS from the exons ATGGAAACTTCCTACTCATTTActctcttctttttcatttctaCAGTGAAGCACTTCTACTATAAAACCCACCAATGCTTAGCCATTTCCGCCTCCCACTTCAGAACAATTTATATTTTCTCACATCCATTTCTCATTACAATGGCTTCTTCAAGAGTTTGTATAATCTTATTGATCTCTCTTACAATTTGCTCTCTGATGGTTGCATTTGCTGGGAACTTCAACCAAGAGTTTGACATCACCTGGGGAGATGGCCGAGCTAAGATACTCAGCAATGGGGAGCTTCTTACACTTAACCTTGACAAAGCTTCTGGGTCGGGATTTCAATCCAGGAATGAGTATCTGTTTGGGAAGATTGATATGCAGCTCAAGCTTGTTCCTGGCAACTCCGCTGGAACTGTAACTGCTTATTAT TTATCTTCTAAAGGGTCAACTTGGGATGAGATTGATTTCGagttcttggggaatttgagcAATGATCCGTACATTCTCCACACCAACGTGTTTAGCCAAGGCAAAGGCAATAGAGAGCAACAATTTTACCTGTGGTTTGACCCAACTACAGATTTCCACACCTATTCCATCCTCTGGAATCCTCAACTTATCAT CTTCTCTGTGGATGGTACCCCAATTAGAGAGTTCAAAAACTTGGAGTCCATTGGTGTTCCATTCCCAAAGAATCAACCAATGAGGATTTACTCTAGTCTATGGAATGCTGATGATTGGGCTACAAGGGGTGGTCTTGTAAAGACAAACTGGACTCAAGCTCCTTTCACTGCTTCCTATAGGAACTTCAAAGCAAATGCTTGTGTTTGGTCTAGTGGAGCATCTTCTTGTGGTGCAAATTCTACAACTTCTGCCTCTAACAGCAAACCTTGGCTTTCAGATGAACTTGATTCAACAAGCCAGGAGAGGCTGAAATGGGTGCAGAAGAATTATATGATATATAATTACTGCACTGATTCGAAGAGATTTCCACAGGGACTTCCTCCTGAATGCAATATGTCTTAG
- the LOC110630667 gene encoding probable LRR receptor-like serine/threonine-protein kinase At4g30520, translated as MALKLLLLLLLLVCIFSLSFVRLCLSYEPRNHEVEALISIREALDDPHGVLNNWDEDSVDPCSWAMITCSPDNLVIGLGAPSQSLSGTLSGTIGNLTNLRQVLLQNNNISGEIPPELGTLPKLQTLDLSNNRFSGFIPDSLDQLNSLQYLRLNNNSLSGPFPVSLAKIPRLAFLDLSYNNLSGPVPKFPARTFNVVGNPLICGSGCSEGLFGYANAGPLSFSLNSSAGKHKSKKLATALGVSFSFVSLLLLALALLWLRKKQRSLTILNISDKQDEGLPSLGNLRNFTFRELQFATDNFSSKNILGAGGFGNVYKGKLGNGTMVAVKRLKDVTGNSGESQFRTELEMISLAVHRNLLKLIGYCATPSERLLVYPYMSNGSVASRLRGKPALDWNTRKRIAIGTARGLLYLHEQCDPKIIHRDVKAANVLLDDFCEAVVGDFGLAKLLDHADSHVTTAVRGTVGHIAPEYLSTGQSSEKTDVFGFGILLIELITGMRALEFGKTVNQKGAMLEWVKKIKQEKKVEELVDRELGRNYDQIEVGEMLQVALLCTQYLPAHRPKMSEVVQMLEGDGLAEKWAASHNHSKSTMNLSASTHDEIGHDRSSNLFGMGTEDDDDEHSLDSYAMELSGPR; from the exons ATGGCTTtgaagcttcttcttcttcttcttcttcttgtttgtatcttctctctttcttttgttaGACTCTGTCTGTCCTACGAGCCTCGTAACCATGAAG TGGAGGCTTTGATTAGTATAAGAGAAGCTTTGGATGATCCACATGGTGTGTTAAACAACTGGGATGAGGATTCTGTAGACCCCTGCAGTTGGGCTATGATCACTTGCTCGCCTGACAACTTAGTTATTGGCCT TGGTGCTCCAAGTCAATCTCTCTCTGGAACTCTTTCTGGGACTATAGGAAATCTCACTAATCTTCGCCAAGT GCTGTTGCAGAACAATAACATCTCAGGGGAAATCCCTCCAGAGCTTGGTACACTACCTAAACTTCAGACCTTGGATCTCTCTAACAACCGGTTCTCTGGTTTTATACCAGATTCTCTTGATCAATTAAATAGCCTGCAATACCT GAGACTGAACAACAACAGCTTGTCTGGGCCTTTTCCTGTGTCCTTAGCTAAAATCCCACGGCTTGCTTTCTT AGACTTGTCTTACAACAATCTTAGCGGACCAGTGCCCAAGTTCCCTGCAAGAACATTTAA TGTTGTGGGCAATCCATTGATTTGTGGAAGTGGCTGCAGTGAAGGTTTATTTGGATATGCCAATGCTGGTCCTCTTTCATTTTCTCTCAATTCATCAGCTG gcaAACACAAATCCAAGAAATTAGCCACTGCTCTTGGTGTTAGTTTCAGCTTTGTCTCTCTCTTGCTCTTAGCACTTGCACTCCTTTGGCTCAGAAAGAAGCAGAGAAGCCTAACAATTCTTAACATTAGTG ACAAACAAGATGAAGGGCTACCTAGCCTTGGTAATCTCAGGAACTTCACCTTCAGAGAGCTTCAATTTGCTACAGACAACTTCAGCTCGAAGAACATACTTGGCGCTGGAGGATTTGGCAATGTGTACAAGGGAAAGCTGGGAAATGGGACTATGGTGGCAGTGAAGAGGCTAAAGGATGTGACTGGAAATTCTGGGGAGTCACAGTTTAGGACAGAACTCGAAATGATCAGTCTTGCTGTTCACCGGAATCTGCTCAAGTTGATCGGATATTGTGCCACTCCTAGTGAGCGGCTTTTAGTCTATCCTTACATGTCTAATGGTAGTGTGGCTTCTAGGCTAAGAG GAAAGCCTGCACTGGATTGGAACACAAGGAAGAGGATAGCAATTGGAACTGCAAGGGGTCTTTTATATCTACATGAACAATGTGATCCGAAGATTATTCATAGAGACGTGAAGGCTGCTAATGTGCTTCTCGATGACTTCTGTGAGGCTGTAGTTGGTGATTTTGGCCTTGCAAAGCTCCTTGACCATGCTGATTCCCATGTCACCACCGCTGTCCGAGGCACTGTTGGACATATTGCGCCGGAGTATCTCTCCACTGGACAATCATCTGAGAAAACTGATGTTTTTGGATTTGGCATTCTGTTGATAGAGCTCATAACTGGAATGAGAGCTCTTGAGTTCGGAAAAACAGTTAATCAAAAAGGAGCAATGCTTGAGTGG GTGAAGAAGATAAAGCAAGAAAAGAAAGTGGAAGAGCTGGTGGACAGAGAGTTGGGCAGGAACTATGATCAAATAGAGGTTGGAGAGATGCTGCAAGTGGCTCTTTTGTGCACTCAATACCTCCCAGCGCACCGTCCAAAAATGTCTGAAGTGGTGCAGATGCTTGAAGGCGATGGCCTTGCTGAGAAATGGGCTGCATCACATAATCATAGCAAATCCACCATGAATCTATCTGCATCAACACATGATGAAATTGGTCATGACAGATCCAGCAACCTGTTTGGCATGGGAAcggaggatgatgatgatgaacatTCTTTGGATTCCTATGCAATGGAACTCTCTGGCCCAAGatga